One region of Synechococcus elongatus PCC 11801 genomic DNA includes:
- a CDS encoding WecB/TagA/CpsF family glycosyltransferase codes for MPLVSVPDRQRHSVLKLPVDLCADYPTWLGDRLSQGQGAHVVTINAEMAMQAEQDPELRRAICEADLVIPDGAGVVWYLRLRGKKVRRSPGIELAADLIRQAADLGWQVFFFGGAPSVAAAAAQVWQQQYPNLRVAGVQHGFLSDEERSQLLRDLETQQPQLILVGLGVPRQEFWIREHRHLSPQSIWMGIGGSFDVWSGQKQRAPRLLQQLNLEWTWRLIQEPWRWRRMLALPRFAWRAVTDWS; via the coding sequence ATGCCTTTGGTTTCCGTGCCCGATCGCCAGCGTCACAGCGTTCTGAAATTACCCGTCGATCTCTGCGCGGACTATCCAACTTGGTTGGGCGATCGCCTCAGCCAAGGTCAGGGCGCCCATGTGGTGACGATCAACGCTGAAATGGCGATGCAGGCAGAGCAGGATCCCGAACTACGGCGGGCGATTTGCGAAGCCGATCTTGTCATCCCTGACGGGGCTGGGGTGGTTTGGTATCTGCGGCTACGGGGCAAGAAAGTACGGCGTAGTCCCGGCATTGAATTGGCAGCGGATCTCATTCGCCAAGCAGCAGATTTAGGCTGGCAGGTCTTTTTCTTTGGCGGTGCGCCGAGTGTAGCGGCGGCTGCCGCCCAAGTCTGGCAACAGCAATATCCCAACCTGCGTGTGGCGGGTGTGCAGCATGGCTTCCTCAGCGATGAAGAGCGATCGCAGCTGCTGCGCGACCTCGAAACCCAGCAACCGCAACTGATTCTGGTCGGTCTGGGTGTACCCCGCCAAGAGTTTTGGATTCGTGAACATCGCCACCTCTCACCCCAGTCGATTTGGATGGGCATTGGCGGCAGTTTTGATGTTTGGTCGGGGCAAAAGCAACGCGCTCCGCGCCTGTTGCAGCAGCTCAACTTGGAATGGACTTGGCGGCTGATCCAAGAGCCATGGCGCTGGCGGCGAATGCTGGCCTTGCCTCGCTTTGCTTGGCGCGCCGTCACGGATTGGTCATGA